A genomic region of Roseateles amylovorans contains the following coding sequences:
- the hemF gene encoding oxygen-dependent coproporphyrinogen oxidase, whose product MNTQLVRDYLLGLQQRIVTTLERLDGQSFLTDAWEREPGGRLEGDGRVRLIENGSVFERGGVNFSHVRGRVLPPSATAHRPELAGAPFEAMGVSLVLHPHNPFVPTVHMNVRMFAALPVNGEPVVWFGGGMDLTPYYGFERDAQHFHRTCRSALEPHGAELYPRFKTWCDEYFYLKHRNEPRGIGGVFFDDYAEGGFDQAFGMLQSVGDAFIPAYEPIVERRHGLAYGERERAFQAYRRGRYVEFNLVFDRGTLFGLQSGGRTESILMSMPPVAHWRYDWAPEEGSPEARLYSDFLRPRDWADETASHLWF is encoded by the coding sequence ATGAACACGCAGTTGGTGCGCGACTACCTGCTCGGCCTGCAGCAGCGGATCGTGACGACGCTCGAGCGGCTGGATGGTCAATCCTTCCTCACCGACGCCTGGGAGCGCGAACCCGGCGGCCGGCTGGAAGGCGACGGCCGGGTGCGGCTGATCGAGAACGGCTCGGTCTTCGAGCGAGGCGGGGTGAACTTCTCCCATGTGCGGGGGCGGGTGTTGCCGCCGTCGGCCACGGCGCATCGGCCGGAGCTGGCCGGGGCGCCGTTCGAGGCGATGGGCGTGTCGCTGGTCCTGCATCCCCACAATCCGTTCGTGCCGACGGTCCACATGAATGTCCGCATGTTTGCGGCGCTGCCGGTCAACGGCGAGCCGGTGGTGTGGTTTGGCGGCGGCATGGACCTGACGCCGTATTACGGTTTCGAGCGCGATGCACAGCATTTCCACCGCACCTGCCGCAGCGCCTTGGAGCCGCACGGCGCCGAGCTCTATCCGCGTTTCAAGACTTGGTGCGACGAGTATTTCTATCTGAAACACCGCAACGAGCCGCGCGGCATCGGTGGGGTCTTCTTCGACGACTATGCGGAGGGCGGCTTCGATCAGGCCTTCGGCATGCTCCAATCGGTGGGTGACGCCTTCATTCCAGCGTACGAGCCGATCGTCGAACGTCGGCACGGGCTGGCCTATGGCGAACGGGAACGCGCCTTCCAGGCCTATCGACGAGGCCGGTATGTCGAGTTCAACCTGGTGTTCGACCGCGGCACGCTGTTTGGCCTGCAGTCGGGCGGGCGCACCGAATCCATCCTGATGTCCATGCCGCCGGTGGCGCACTGGCGCTACGACTGGGCGCCGGAGGAGGGCAGTCCGGAGGCGCGGCTGTACAGTGACTTTCTCCGTCCGCGCGATTGGGCGGATGAAACGGCCAGCCATCTGTGGTTCTGA
- the nadD gene encoding nicotinate-nucleotide adenylyltransferase produces MKNVARAAMEAAQAKRRGLADAADSEAAGAGAAGNQADAGPAARARQVGWFGGSFDPVHLAHRALAQAALDQLGLDEVRWVVAGQPWQKAGRQLAPAEDRWAMVRLMTADEPRFVPDDRELRRSGPSYTLDSVRGYQEACPDDRLWLILGQDQLAGLPSWRGWEELIVRMGLAVAARAQDEIQAPQALLARPHRLHRLAMPALQWSSTEVRRLAATGGDVRPVVGEEVTGYIARHRLYSEN; encoded by the coding sequence TTGAAAAATGTCGCGCGGGCGGCCATGGAGGCGGCGCAGGCCAAGCGCCGCGGGCTGGCCGATGCGGCAGACAGTGAGGCGGCAGGCGCTGGGGCGGCAGGCAATCAGGCGGATGCGGGCCCGGCTGCGCGCGCGCGGCAGGTGGGCTGGTTCGGAGGCTCCTTTGATCCGGTGCATCTGGCCCATCGCGCGTTGGCGCAGGCGGCACTTGATCAGCTCGGGTTGGACGAGGTGCGCTGGGTGGTGGCGGGCCAGCCCTGGCAAAAGGCGGGCCGGCAGTTGGCACCGGCTGAAGATCGGTGGGCGATGGTGCGGCTGATGACGGCGGACGAGCCGCGTTTCGTGCCGGACGACCGGGAATTGCGTCGCAGCGGGCCGAGCTATACGCTGGACTCGGTGCGGGGGTATCAAGAGGCATGTCCCGACGATCGGCTCTGGCTGATCCTCGGGCAGGATCAGTTGGCCGGCTTGCCGAGCTGGCGGGGGTGGGAGGAATTGATCGTGCGCATGGGGCTGGCGGTGGCCGCCCGCGCACAGGACGAGATTCAGGCGCCGCAGGCGCTGCTGGCGCGGCCGCATCGGCTGCACCGGCTGGCGATGCCGGCGCTGCAATGGTCATCCACCGAGGTCCGCCGACTGGCGGCCACGGGCGGGGACGTGAGGCCCGTGGTGGGCGAAGAGGTGACCGGTTATATTGCCCGGCACCGTCTCTACAGTGAGAACTGA
- the rsfS gene encoding ribosome silencing factor, with product MDIKKLQRAIVDGLEDVKAQDIQVYNTEHLSPLFERVIIASGTSNRQTKALASSVRETVKKRGMQVMRTEGEDNGEWIIVDCGAAVVHVMQPAIRQYYHLEELWGGKPVKVKVGSGETRLVKASEPMDEDDAPAKPAKKSAAKKAVAKAAGTAAAPAAKRAPTRATGTKSDAAKAPAKTAAKAGAAKPAAKSAGKTAAKPAAKPAAKKAAAKRVIDRAPVAQTVKVNAKKPVAKPAAKTVTAKPAAKAAAKPAAKPAVKRPAVKAAKSAARPAAKKTTVQTGTKSKAKA from the coding sequence ATGGACATCAAGAAACTGCAACGTGCCATCGTCGATGGTCTGGAAGATGTGAAGGCCCAGGACATCCAGGTCTACAACACCGAACATCTGTCGCCGCTGTTCGAGCGCGTGATCATCGCGTCCGGCACGAGCAACCGCCAGACCAAGGCGCTGGCCTCCAGCGTGCGGGAGACGGTCAAGAAGCGCGGCATGCAGGTCATGCGCACCGAGGGCGAGGACAACGGTGAATGGATCATCGTGGACTGCGGCGCGGCCGTGGTGCATGTGATGCAGCCCGCCATCCGCCAGTACTACCACCTGGAAGAACTCTGGGGTGGCAAGCCGGTGAAGGTGAAGGTCGGCAGCGGCGAGACGCGCCTGGTCAAGGCCTCCGAGCCGATGGACGAGGACGACGCACCGGCCAAGCCGGCCAAGAAGTCCGCCGCCAAGAAGGCCGTCGCCAAGGCCGCCGGCACCGCCGCCGCGCCCGCGGCCAAGCGCGCGCCCACTCGGGCCACCGGCACCAAGTCCGACGCCGCCAAGGCGCCGGCGAAAACCGCCGCCAAGGCGGGCGCAGCCAAGCCGGCGGCCAAGTCCGCCGGCAAGACCGCAGCCAAGCCTGCTGCCAAGCCTGCTGCCAAGAAGGCCGCCGCCAAGCGCGTGATCGATCGCGCACCGGTGGCGCAGACGGTGAAGGTCAATGCCAAAAAGCCGGTAGCCAAGCCAGCCGCCAAGACCGTGACGGCCAAGCCGGCCGCCAAGGCCGCAGCGAAGCCGGCCGCCAAGCCAGCGGTGAAGCGGCCTGCAGTGAAGGCAGCCAAGTCGGCAGCCCGTCCGGCTGCCAAGAAGACCACCGTCCAGACCGGCACCAAGTCCAAGGCGAAGGCCTGA
- the rlmH gene encoding 23S rRNA (pseudouridine(1915)-N(3))-methyltransferase RlmH: protein MRLVLCAVGQKMPAWADAAYEDFAKRFPPEMRLELKAVKAEPRTTGKSTEQLMAAEAQRLEAACPKGARRVVLDERGDRVTSKQLAQRMETWRGDGRDVAIFIGGPDGLDDSLKSRADEKLRLSDLTLPHAFVRVLLAEGLYRAWSVMEGHPYHRE from the coding sequence GTGCGGCTGGTTCTGTGCGCGGTCGGCCAGAAGATGCCGGCCTGGGCTGACGCGGCCTATGAGGACTTCGCCAAGCGCTTTCCGCCGGAAATGCGCCTGGAACTCAAGGCGGTGAAGGCCGAGCCCCGCACCACCGGCAAGAGCACCGAGCAGTTGATGGCCGCCGAGGCCCAGCGGCTCGAGGCGGCTTGCCCGAAGGGTGCGCGGCGGGTCGTGCTGGACGAGCGCGGCGATCGGGTCACCTCCAAGCAGTTGGCGCAGCGGATGGAGACCTGGCGCGGCGACGGCCGCGATGTGGCGATCTTCATCGGCGGCCCCGATGGCCTGGACGACAGCCTCAAGTCGCGTGCCGACGAGAAGCTGCGCCTGTCCGACCTCACGCTGCCGCATGCCTTCGTGCGGGTGCTGCTGGCGGAGGGTCTCTATCGGGCCTGGTCGGTGATGGAAGGTCATCCGTATCACCGCGAATGA
- a CDS encoding Maf family protein: protein MNRFIYLASQSPRRRQLLEQLGIRHELLLPGPEEDAEALEAVYPGESPDDYVSRVTRAKLDAALPRVARRGLPMAPVLCSDTTVALGGEIFGKPDDAAHALAMLRRLSGREHRVLTALALGLPEGRVLSAVNVSQVRFDEVPESRLQAYVDSGEPMGKAGAYAIQSQAAAWIAHIAGSYSGIMGLPLHETAQLLRQAGFEV, encoded by the coding sequence ATGAATCGTTTCATCTACCTCGCCTCCCAGAGTCCGCGCCGTCGCCAGTTGCTGGAGCAGCTCGGCATTCGGCATGAGCTGCTGCTGCCGGGGCCGGAAGAAGACGCGGAGGCCTTGGAAGCGGTGTATCCCGGCGAATCGCCGGACGACTATGTGAGCCGCGTCACCCGCGCCAAGCTGGATGCCGCTCTGCCGCGGGTCGCGCGCCGCGGCCTGCCGATGGCGCCGGTGCTGTGTTCCGACACGACCGTGGCCCTGGGTGGGGAGATCTTCGGCAAGCCCGACGATGCAGCCCATGCGCTGGCGATGCTGCGCCGGCTCAGCGGACGCGAGCACCGGGTGCTCACCGCCTTGGCGCTGGGGCTGCCCGAGGGTCGGGTGCTCAGCGCGGTGAATGTCTCGCAGGTGCGCTTTGACGAGGTGCCCGAGTCCCGCCTGCAGGCTTATGTCGACTCTGGCGAGCCGATGGGAAAAGCCGGGGCCTATGCCATACAAAGCCAGGCGGCCGCCTGGATCGCCCACATCGCTGGCAGTTATTCGGGCATCATGGGCCTGCCGTTGCATGAGACCGCCCAACTGCTGCGGCAGGCCGGCTTCGAGGTGTGA
- the rng gene encoding ribonuclease G: MEDILINWSPQETRVAVVENGALQELHIERTLERGLVGNVYLGRVARVLPGMQSAFIDIGLERAAFLHVADLHLNGVSPRSHHADGAHAIPIERQVYEGQALTVQVIKDPIGTKGARLSTQISIAGRLLVHLPQDNHIGISQKIGSPEARDALRGRMQSLVTAGVTDGNTGGFILRTNAEEASDDELGADIAYLRKTWTSIREKSLRLPPGSLLFQDLSLVERVLRDLASERTNSIRIDSKLQYEVLRGFGETYMPAATAKLDLYRGERPIFDLHNIDAEVARALARRVDLKSGGYLIIDQTEAMTTVDVNTGGFVGARNFDDTIFKTNLEAAGAIARQLRLRNLGGIIIVDFIDMTREEHKTAVLQEFRKQLSRDRTKVTIGGFTQLGLVELTRKRTRESLSRMLCEPCPTCEARGQVKTARSICYEIMREILRESRQFNPREFRVVAAANVVEMLLDEESQHLAGLSDFIGKPISLTAEPANQTEHYDIVLM, encoded by the coding sequence ATGGAAGACATCCTGATCAACTGGTCACCGCAGGAAACGCGGGTGGCCGTGGTCGAGAACGGAGCGTTGCAGGAGCTGCACATCGAGCGGACGCTCGAACGGGGCCTGGTCGGCAACGTCTATCTGGGCCGGGTGGCGCGGGTGTTGCCCGGCATGCAGTCCGCCTTCATCGACATCGGCCTGGAGCGGGCCGCCTTCCTGCATGTGGCCGACCTGCACCTGAACGGCGTCTCGCCGCGAAGCCATCATGCCGACGGCGCCCATGCGATCCCGATCGAGCGCCAGGTCTACGAGGGCCAGGCCTTGACGGTCCAGGTGATCAAGGACCCGATCGGCACCAAGGGCGCCCGGCTGTCGACGCAGATTTCGATTGCCGGCCGGCTGCTGGTCCATCTGCCGCAGGACAACCACATCGGCATCTCGCAGAAGATCGGCTCGCCCGAAGCGCGCGATGCGCTGCGCGGTCGCATGCAGAGCCTGGTCACCGCCGGCGTGACCGACGGCAACACCGGTGGCTTCATCCTGCGCACCAATGCGGAGGAAGCCAGCGATGACGAGCTCGGCGCCGACATCGCCTACCTGCGCAAGACCTGGACCTCCATCCGCGAGAAGAGCCTGCGCCTGCCGCCGGGCAGCCTGCTGTTCCAGGACCTGAGCCTGGTGGAGCGGGTGCTGCGCGACCTGGCCAGCGAGCGCACCAACTCGATCCGGATCGACTCCAAGCTGCAGTACGAGGTGCTGCGCGGCTTCGGCGAGACCTACATGCCGGCGGCGACTGCCAAGCTGGATCTCTATCGGGGCGAGCGGCCGATCTTCGACCTGCACAACATCGATGCGGAAGTCGCCCGGGCGCTGGCCCGACGGGTGGACCTGAAATCCGGCGGTTATCTGATCATCGACCAGACCGAGGCGATGACCACGGTCGACGTCAACACCGGTGGCTTCGTCGGCGCGCGCAACTTCGACGACACCATCTTCAAGACCAACCTGGAGGCGGCCGGCGCCATTGCACGGCAGCTGCGGCTGCGCAACCTGGGCGGGATCATCATCGTCGACTTCATCGACATGACCCGCGAGGAGCACAAGACCGCAGTGCTGCAGGAGTTCCGCAAGCAGCTCAGCCGCGACCGGACCAAGGTCACCATCGGCGGGTTCACCCAACTGGGCCTGGTCGAGCTGACGCGCAAGCGCACGCGCGAGTCTCTTTCCCGCATGCTGTGCGAGCCGTGCCCGACCTGCGAGGCCCGGGGTCAGGTCAAGACCGCCCGCAGCATCTGCTATGAAATCATGCGCGAGATCCTGCGGGAGTCTCGGCAGTTCAATCCGCGCGAGTTCCGCGTGGTGGCGGCCGCCAATGTGGTCGAGATGCTGCTGGACGAGGAGAGCCAGCATCTGGCCGGCCTGTCCGACTTCATCGGCAAGCCGATCTCGCTCACTGCCGAGCCGGCGAATCAGACCGAGCATTACGACATCGTGCTGATGTAG
- the tolB gene encoding Tol-Pal system beta propeller repeat protein TolB, which yields MSTKTTALPLTRRALLGGAAAGLALPAWSQFRVEIAGVGATRLPISISDFRDEPATGQPLAAIIRADLERSGQFSLVPGQSGLSETSTPAFAEWRSRAADALVAGSATRLADGRFDVRYRLWDVVKGQDIGSESLPVVAADLRLAAHKIADAIYQKLTGDRGVFATRLVYVNKAGPRYSLRVSDADGEGEQTVLASPEPIISPAWSPDGNELAYVSFETRKAVVWIQDLRTGKRRKVADFRGSNSAPAFSPNGQQLAVTLSRDGGSQLFMMNRDGSGVRRLTQSSAIDTEPVFAPDGASLYFVSDRGGAPQIYKMPVAGGGAERITFSGNYNISPSISPDGRTMAYITRVGGGSFKLCVMDLGSGQVQQVTDTNDDESPSFAPNGKLIVFATRSGGRDVLMTSTLDGKVKAKLATPTVADIREPAWGPFSQ from the coding sequence ATGAGCACCAAGACGACTGCTTTGCCTCTGACGCGCCGGGCCCTGCTGGGCGGCGCAGCCGCCGGTCTCGCATTGCCGGCCTGGTCGCAGTTCCGTGTGGAGATCGCCGGTGTCGGCGCCACACGCCTGCCGATCTCGATCAGCGACTTCCGGGATGAGCCGGCCACCGGCCAGCCGCTGGCGGCCATCATCCGCGCCGACCTGGAGCGCAGCGGGCAATTCAGCCTGGTGCCCGGCCAGTCCGGCCTGTCGGAAACCTCCACACCGGCCTTCGCCGAATGGCGCTCCCGCGCTGCGGATGCGCTGGTGGCGGGCTCGGCCACCCGGCTGGCCGATGGTCGGTTCGATGTGCGCTACCGGCTGTGGGATGTGGTGAAGGGGCAGGACATCGGCAGCGAAAGCCTGCCGGTCGTCGCCGCCGACCTGCGTCTGGCGGCCCACAAGATCGCGGATGCGATCTATCAGAAGCTCACCGGCGACCGCGGTGTCTTCGCCACCCGCCTGGTCTATGTGAACAAGGCCGGCCCGCGCTACAGCCTGCGGGTGTCCGATGCGGACGGTGAAGGCGAGCAGACCGTGCTGGCCAGCCCGGAGCCGATCATCTCGCCCGCCTGGTCGCCCGATGGCAACGAACTGGCGTATGTCTCCTTCGAAACCCGCAAGGCGGTGGTCTGGATCCAGGATCTGCGCACCGGCAAGCGTCGCAAGGTGGCGGACTTCCGTGGCAGCAACAGCGCCCCGGCGTTCTCGCCCAACGGCCAGCAACTGGCGGTCACTCTGTCGCGCGACGGCGGCTCCCAGCTGTTCATGATGAACCGTGACGGCAGCGGCGTGCGGCGCCTGACCCAGAGCTCGGCGATCGACACCGAGCCGGTGTTCGCGCCGGACGGTGCGTCGCTCTACTTCGTCAGCGACCGCGGCGGTGCGCCGCAGATCTACAAGATGCCGGTGGCTGGCGGCGGTGCGGAGCGCATCACCTTCAGCGGCAACTACAACATCAGCCCTTCGATCAGTCCGGATGGCCGCACCATGGCCTACATCACCCGGGTCGGCGGCGGCAGCTTCAAGCTGTGCGTGATGGACCTGGGCAGCGGCCAGGTGCAGCAAGTCACCGACACCAATGACGACGAGAGCCCGAGCTTCGCGCCCAACGGCAAGCTGATCGTCTTCGCTACCCGCTCCGGTGGTCGCGACGTGTTGATGACCAGCACCCTGGACGGCAAGGTCAAGGCCAAGCTGGCCACCCCGACCGTGGCTGACATCCGCGAACCCGCATGGGGCCCGTTCAGTCAATAA
- the pal gene encoding peptidoglycan-associated lipoprotein Pal gives MKLEKLMLSLVAVAALAACSSTKLDEPAPVETKPATPVVQPQQPQTNTTGERPVTTVDLGAQYDAAVSNQRVVYFDFDSFVVKDDYRSLIENHSKRLNNKKSLVLSLEGHTDERGGREYNLALGQKRAEAVAKSLTLLGVATNQVEPVSFGKERPADNGHNEDAWAKNRRVELRDK, from the coding sequence ATGAAACTCGAAAAACTGATGCTGAGTCTGGTGGCCGTGGCGGCCCTGGCGGCTTGCAGCTCGACCAAGCTGGATGAGCCGGCGCCGGTGGAAACCAAGCCGGCCACCCCGGTCGTGCAACCGCAGCAACCCCAGACCAACACCACCGGCGAGCGTCCGGTCACGACCGTGGACCTGGGCGCCCAGTACGACGCTGCCGTGTCCAACCAGCGCGTGGTGTACTTCGACTTCGACAGCTTCGTGGTCAAGGACGACTACCGCAGCCTGATCGAAAACCACTCGAAGCGTCTGAACAACAAGAAGTCGCTGGTGCTGAGCCTGGAAGGTCACACCGACGAGCGCGGTGGCCGTGAGTACAACCTGGCCCTGGGCCAAAAGCGTGCGGAAGCCGTGGCCAAGTCGCTGACCCTGCTGGGCGTGGCGACCAACCAGGTCGAGCCGGTGAGCTTCGGCAAGGAGCGTCCGGCTGACAATGGCCACAACGAAGACGCATGGGCGAAGAACCGCCGCGTCGAACTGCGGGACAAGTGA
- the ybgF gene encoding tol-pal system protein YbgF, with amino-acid sequence MSMLRFPRLSALALASVLAMGMSSPARAALFEDDEARKAILDLRAKQTQNEEAQRARIEQLQSQLATAQRGLLDLSGQIEALRSEIAKLRGQNEQLARDLSETQRKVSDQSATLDSRLRPLEPQKVALDGKEFQVDPEEKRQFDAAMGLIRNGDFNEAVSAYTAFLQRFPASGYADSVRFWLGNAQYGKRDYKAAIATFKGFVASNPEHPRAAESLLAIANCQIELKDTKTARRTLDDLIKAYPNSEAAKAAKERAATLR; translated from the coding sequence ATGAGCATGCTGCGCTTCCCCCGACTGTCCGCACTGGCCCTGGCCTCGGTGCTCGCGATGGGCATGAGCTCGCCCGCGCGCGCCGCGTTGTTCGAGGATGACGAGGCCCGCAAGGCCATCCTGGACCTGCGTGCGAAACAAACCCAGAACGAGGAAGCGCAGCGTGCGCGCATCGAGCAGCTGCAGAGCCAGCTCGCCACCGCACAGCGTGGCCTGCTGGATCTGTCCGGCCAGATCGAGGCGCTTCGCAGTGAAATCGCCAAACTGCGCGGCCAGAACGAGCAGCTCGCCCGTGACCTGTCGGAAACCCAGCGCAAGGTGTCGGACCAGTCCGCCACGCTGGACTCGCGACTGCGTCCGCTGGAGCCGCAGAAGGTCGCGCTGGATGGCAAGGAATTCCAGGTCGATCCGGAAGAGAAGCGGCAGTTCGATGCCGCGATGGGCTTGATCCGCAACGGCGACTTCAATGAAGCCGTCTCGGCCTACACCGCCTTCCTGCAACGCTTCCCCGCCAGCGGTTATGCCGATTCGGTCCGCTTCTGGCTGGGCAATGCGCAGTATGGCAAGCGGGACTACAAGGCTGCGATCGCGACCTTCAAAGGCTTCGTGGCGTCCAATCCCGAGCATCCTCGGGCGGCGGAAAGCCTGCTGGCGATCGCCAACTGCCAGATCGAGCTGAAGGACACCAAGACCGCCCGGCGCACGCTGGACGATCTGATCAAGGCGTATCCGAACAGTGAAGCGGCCAAGGCCGCCAAGGAGCGCGCAGCCACGCTGCGTTGA
- a CDS encoding tRNA threonylcarbamoyladenosine dehydratase codes for MTMMDDTLQADAERRFGGLRRLHGERDYARLRAGRFAVVGLGGVGSWVVEALARMGVARLVLIDLDHVAESNINRQVQALGSTVGMAKAEALKQRVLDIHPGCEVVTIEEFVDDKNWPSLLGDVEVDGIVDACDQVRAKAQIAAWARSLMLPQVCVGAAGAKHKPQLVEVLDLSATTHDPLLASLRQRLRKEHGAPRQGSMAVSCVFSREPVGRPPESCDLDGSLNCHGYGSSVAVTAGFGMVAAAELIAQYLKVLAHKQKTVL; via the coding sequence ATGACCATGATGGACGACACCCTTCAGGCCGATGCCGAACGACGTTTCGGCGGACTGCGCCGACTTCACGGCGAGCGCGACTATGCGCGGTTGCGCGCCGGACGCTTCGCGGTGGTGGGGCTGGGTGGTGTCGGATCCTGGGTGGTCGAAGCCCTGGCGCGCATGGGCGTGGCGCGGCTGGTGCTGATCGACCTGGATCATGTGGCGGAGTCCAACATCAACCGTCAGGTCCAGGCGCTTGGCAGCACCGTGGGCATGGCCAAGGCCGAGGCATTGAAGCAGCGGGTGCTGGACATCCACCCCGGCTGCGAGGTGGTCACCATCGAAGAGTTCGTGGATGACAAGAACTGGCCCTCGCTGCTGGGCGACGTGGAAGTCGACGGCATCGTTGACGCGTGTGACCAGGTGCGGGCGAAGGCGCAGATCGCCGCCTGGGCGCGGTCGTTGATGTTGCCGCAGGTGTGCGTGGGCGCGGCCGGCGCCAAGCACAAGCCGCAGTTGGTGGAAGTGCTGGACCTGTCGGCCACCACCCATGACCCATTGCTGGCCAGTCTGCGGCAGCGCCTGCGCAAGGAACACGGCGCACCGCGGCAGGGCTCGATGGCGGTGAGCTGCGTGTTCTCCCGCGAGCCGGTGGGGCGTCCGCCCGAGTCCTGCGACCTGGATGGCAGCCTGAATTGCCATGGGTATGGCTCGAGCGTGGCGGTCACCGCCGGCTTCGGCATGGTGGCTGCTGCGGAACTGATTGCACAATATCTGAAGGTGCTTGCGCACAAGCAAAAAACCGTCCTATAA
- a CDS encoding glycosyltransferase family 32 protein gives MRTSIIHFQLWLMRPFRDWIRHLLLRARPTTHPIIHTRRHPTSDVVAPTAPTTRVPAIIWSYWHDTELPPIVRGCFRSWQRHAPDHVIHLLSRDTLTRFIPEEQLPEGFDRWPPYRQSDWLRVALVGQHGGIWMDASILLTRPPDWLPALVDRHHGGFAGFHLQRSAPRLKGGLPFLENWCFAAPPGDPFVLAWKAELSHAMRLGEVVYLAGLGPHQALILEHLDNPIYLVMHAAARVVLLRDGPFDMTLLPAEDSAYFLLNHSGWRRSRLLLALLGWAERGDTAMVKLRGTDRARLTRQLQRTAPMAQSIVATELLCDITRLDSPLR, from the coding sequence ATGCGAACGTCGATCATCCACTTCCAGCTCTGGCTGATGCGCCCATTCCGCGACTGGATTCGGCACCTGTTGCTCCGAGCGCGTCCCACGACGCACCCGATCATCCACACCCGCCGACACCCGACCAGCGACGTCGTCGCTCCCACCGCACCCACGACCCGCGTGCCAGCCATCATCTGGAGCTACTGGCACGACACTGAGTTGCCGCCCATCGTGCGAGGCTGCTTCCGCAGTTGGCAGCGGCACGCACCAGATCATGTGATTCACTTATTGAGTCGAGACACGCTGACGCGTTTCATTCCCGAAGAGCAACTGCCTGAGGGCTTCGATCGATGGCCGCCCTATCGGCAGTCCGACTGGCTGCGCGTCGCGCTGGTGGGGCAGCATGGCGGGATATGGATGGATGCCAGCATCCTCCTGACGCGTCCACCTGACTGGCTGCCGGCGCTGGTGGACCGGCATCATGGTGGATTCGCAGGCTTTCACCTGCAGCGCTCGGCACCGCGCCTCAAGGGCGGACTGCCGTTCCTGGAGAACTGGTGCTTCGCCGCGCCACCGGGAGATCCCTTCGTACTGGCCTGGAAGGCAGAGTTGTCGCATGCCATGCGCCTGGGCGAAGTCGTCTATCTGGCCGGACTGGGGCCGCATCAAGCCCTCATCCTGGAGCACCTCGACAACCCAATCTATCTGGTCATGCACGCGGCGGCACGCGTGGTACTGCTCCGAGACGGGCCCTTCGACATGACCTTGCTGCCCGCGGAAGACTCTGCCTATTTCCTGCTCAATCACAGCGGCTGGCGACGTTCGCGGCTTCTGCTCGCCCTGCTCGGCTGGGCCGAGCGAGGAGACACCGCCATGGTCAAGCTGCGAGGCACCGACCGGGCCAGGCTGACGCGGCAACTCCAGCGCACTGCGCCGATGGCACAGAGCATCGTCGCCACCGAATTGCTTTGCGACATCACGAGGCTGGACTCACCTCTCCGCTGA